The Papio anubis isolate 15944 chromosome 1, Panubis1.0, whole genome shotgun sequence genome window below encodes:
- the SSU72 gene encoding RNA polymerase II subunit A C-terminal domain phosphatase SSU72, which produces MPSSPLRVAVVCSSNQNRSMEAHNILSKRGFSVRSFGTGTHVKLPGPAPDKPNVYDFKTTYDQMYNDLLRKDKELYTQNGILHMLDRNKRIKPRPERFQNCKDLFDLILTCEERVYDQVVEDLNSREQETCQPVHVVNVDIQDNHEEATLGAFLICELCQCIQHTEDMENEIDELLQEFEEKSGRTFLHTVCFY; this is translated from the exons ATGCCGTCGTCCCCGCTGCGGGTGGCGGTGGTGTGCTCAAGCAACCAGAACCGGAGCATGGAGGCGCACAACATCCTCAG CAAACGGGGATTCAGCGTCCGATCCTTTGGAACAGGGACTCACGTGAAGCTTCCAGGACCAGCTCCCGACAAGCCCAATGTTTATGATTTCAAAACCACATATGACCAGATGTACAATGATCTTCTTAGGAAAGACAAAGAACT CTATACACAGAATGGGATTTTACATATGCTGGACAGAAATAAGAGAATCAAGCCCCGACCAGAAAGGTTCCAGAACTGCAAAGACCTGTTTGATCTGATCCTCACTTGCGAAGAGAGAGTGTATGACCAGGTGGTGGAAG ATCTGAATTCCAGAGAACAGGAGACCTGCCAGCCTGTGCACGTGGTCAACGTGGACATCCAGGACAACCACGAGGAGGCCACCCTGGGGGCGTTTCTCATCTGTGAGCTCTGCCAGTGT ATCCAGCACACGGAAGACATGGAGAACGAGATTGATGAGCTGCTGCAGGAGTTCGA